CGGGAACAAGTTCGCCCGGGAAGCCAAGCGGCTCCTGGTGATTGGAGGCCGCGCCGAAGGGTTTGGACTCCGCCATCGCCCCGCAGCTCAGATGGGGCAATTCGATGGGATCGCCGTGAACCTTTTCGAGGGGATCGAAATCGCTGGACGCTTCTGCCATTTGACTAAACCTCAAGCGCGACGCGGGGTGGATTCAAGCTGGGCGCTGCCCGCATAGCGGCGCTCGCGGGTGTCATCGGCCTGGTTGCGGCTGGGGCTGAAGAAGACGCCCGGCGCATGCAGCAGTTTGGAAAAGGGGAACACGACCATCAAAGTCAGCACGAGCGTCAGATGAACGAGCAGGGCCGGGTCGGCGGGCAAGGGCCGCCAGTCGAAATAGATCAGGCCGAGGAAGAATTCCTTCACATCGACAATGTCGGTGTGGGCGAGGAATTTCATGGAGAGGCCGCTCAGGCCGATCGCCACCAGCAACCCGAGCATCAGGTGATCGGAAGGACGGGTGATGTAACGGATGCGCTCGACCAGGACGCGCCGCGCCCACAAAGCGAGAAGCCCGGCGACCATGGCGAATCCAGCGATCACGCCGAAAGGCTGGATCAGGACGATGGGATAGGGAACCGGCTGCAGGAAGTAACGCAGGTGCCGCAGCAACACGACAGCGAGCGAAACGTGGAAAATCCACCCGAACAGCCAGATCCATTTATTGGAACGAAACAGGCTTTCGAAAACCGTGACTTCGCGAAGCATCCGAAGGGCTACCCCGCCTCTGGTCATGGGAGCGGGAGTCGTCGGTATTTTCAGCGGCGCGGGAGTCGTCGCATAGAGCCAGATTCGCCTTCCAAGGCCAACAACCAGCAATAGCGACGCGGCGTAGAATGCCGTCGCGTAAACGAACGTTACCATTTTTTCCTCCCGATCCGGAGCTCTTCCCGGCCCTTCGGATCACGATGCCTTGATCAGACGCAGCCGGTCGGCTTGGGAAGACCCGCGATTTTGCAGGCCTGCTTGGCCGGGCCATAGGGGAACAGGGCGTAGAGCGCCTTCTGGTCGCCTTTTTCCTTGCCGTATTTCTTGGTCATCTCTTTCACGAGAATGCGGACGGCCGGGGCAATCTGATATTCGTCGTAGTAATCGCGCAGGAAGTTGACCACTTCCCAATGCTCATCCGTCATATCGATGTTTTCGGCCTTAGCGATAATGCCGGCGACGTCCTTCGTCCACTGGCCGATATCCGTCAGGTAGCCCTCTTCGTCATGCTCGACGACGGAACCATTCACATCATAACCCGACATTCTTTTCTCCCTGAATTTGCCAGTTACAGCCACGCGCAAACGCGGGTCGCGTCCGCCGCAAGATCGACGAAACCGGCATAATCGACGGTTTCGACTCCTTCGATTACGTCGCCGGAGGCGATCCCGCGCGCGGCGAGATCCGGACCCAGCGCGTAAAATTTGCAATTGCCCTTGGCGGCGTTGATAGCCTGGGCGAAGGCGCCGCCCCTGCGGGCCGCGAGGACGCCGTCCTCGATCAGGAGAACGAGGTCGCCTGCGCAAAGGTGATCGAGACAGCTCTTCAGCGCGTTGCGCTCGTAGGGCGATTTGTTGACAGTGTGCAAAGTGGACATGGAACCGCCTTAGAAGCTCATGATGACGTCCTGGTCGGCGATGATTTTCGTCATCTCCGACCGGTCGACCAGAATGATCGAGGGCTTTTCCGCATAATCCTCGTCTTCGTCCTCGTAAGTGATCGGCATGAGGTCCTCGACCGTGAGGCCGCGGGTCTCGAGCGATTCCTTCTCGACATAGAGCTTGCGCACCTCATAGTCGCCGAGCGCGCGATAGATCTTGGAAAAGGTCTTCATGCCGGCGGCGGTCGCATCCTGATCGTTCATCAGCTGGAACACGCCGTCGTCGACAAAGCCGAGGCTCACGTCCTGTTCGAACGCGGCGCCGATGAGCACGACCTCAAGAGACTCGAGGGCGTAAATCGTGCCGTAGGAGGCCCTTCGGTTCAGATAGAAGAATTTCTTTTTCGTCTGTTCGTCGCTCATGGCGCTCTCCTCAGTCGCCGAACACGACCAGACGGTCGGCCTGAATACCCGCCTCGATCAACTGACCAAGGCCCGAGATGCGGAAGCCGGGGGCGATATTGTCGCCGTCCTTGCCCTGCCTTTTCGCCTCATTGGCGTCGAGAATGCCGCGGCGCTGGGCCGCCGCGATGCAGACGACGAGGTCGAGTTTGTGCGCCTCGGCGAGATCGCTCCACAATTTCTGCAGATTGCGATCGTCCTGGGGCGGCACGGTGTAGCGCGTGCCGTTGTTGACGCCGTCGTGATAGAAGAACACGCGGAAGATTTCGTGCCCCTTGGCCAGCGCGGCCTTGGCGAATTGATAGGCCGTGTCCGACGCCTGGTGCGTGTAGGGGCCTTCGTTGATCTGTATGGCGAAGCGCAAAGCGACCTCACTGGTTGAATGAGCGAGTCATGCTCGCTGCAACACATATTCGAATTTGAGCGCCCACCTGACAATGAACTGGGTCAAAGTCCCGGTCCGCTCGTCAGTCTTTCCGAAAAGCAAGCCGCCGCGTCGCCTGCCGACGCGACGGCCCAGCCGATCAGAAGTGAACGTGCGCCGACATGTTCATGGTCTTGCGCGCGCCGACCCAGGTATCGAGGTGATGCTTGGTGAAGGCGAAGCCGGTCAGCTCGAAGAAACGCGGCCAGCCGATGCGCTCGATCCACTCGCCGAGACGCTCCCAATTCTTGGCGTTGTCCTTGTAAGCGTAGAGGATCTTGTGGACGACCTCTTCAACCTCCGGCCAGCGCGGCGGATTGTTCGGCAGATTGGCGACGACCAGCTTGTGGAACGTCGGCTTGGAGCGGGCGTTGGAATGTTTGCCGCCAACCCAGACCGCGATCTTGGTCGAATCCGCGCCATTGATCTGCATCGGCGGACAGGGCGGATAGCAAGCGCCGCAGCACACGCATTTCTGCTCATCGACTTCGAGCGACGGCTTGCCGTCGACCAAAGCCGGGCGGATCGCGGCGACCGGGCAGCGCGCGACGACGGCCGGACGTTCGCAGACCTTGGCCACCAGATCGTGATTGATCTTCGGCGGCTTGGTGTATTGCACGTTGATCGAAATGTCGCCCTGGCCGCCGCAGTTGATCTGGCAGCAGGAGGTGGTGATGCGCACGCGGTTCGGCATTTCCTCCTTGATGAATTCCTGATGCATCATGTCCATCAGGCTCTTCACCACGCCGGAAGCGTCGGTGCCGGGAATGTCGCAGTGCAGCCAGCCCTGGGTGTGCGAGATCATCGACACCGAATTGCCGGTGCCGCCGATCGGGAAGCCTTCCGCGTTCAGCGCGTCGATCAGGGGCTGAACCTTGGCCTGGTTGGAGACCATGAACTCGATATTCGAGCGGGTCGTGAAGCGGACATGACCCTCGGCGAATTTATCGCCGATGTCGCAGAGCTTGCGGATGGTGAAGATGTCCATCTGGCGCTGGGTGCCGGCGCGCACGGTCCAGATCTCGTCGCCGCTCTTGGCGACGTGATGGAGAACGCCGGGACGCGGGCGGTCGTGCCAGGCCCAGTTCCCGTAGTTCTTCTTCATCACCGGATGCATATACTGGAAGGGATCCGGAACGCCCGTTTCATCGGGGCGGCGCAAAGTGGGGGCGCTGCTCATACGTTGTCCTCCGAGAGAAAATTATGGCTTTTCGGCTCCGCTTCCGCGGGGCCGGATTGTTGCGGCGGCGATCAGTCGGCGGCGACATCGAGGCCGGCTTCGCGGGCCTTGCGCTCGAAATATTTCTCCGCCTCGTCGGTGAAGTCGTCGGTGCGCACATAGCAGGACGTGCGCGGATGATTGACCATGTTCGGGTCCGGCTCGATCTCCATCGCCTCGAGGAACATCGGCAGGCCGATGCGGTCGATGGTCTCGCCGATGCGCTCGTGCTCCAGCGCGTTGTCGGCGAAGAAGTCCAGCATCCGGCGGGCCAGCGCCACCAGATTCTCGTAATCCTCGTCGCTCTCGAGCTTGACGAAGGGAATGAGCATCGTGCCCATCAGGTCGCCGACCTTGAGCGCGCGCTTGCCGCCGACCAGGATCGAGGCGCCCTTGTCGTCGCCCGGCGCCAGCGCCTTGTTCATCACGTTCAGGCAGTGCATGCAGCGCACGCAGCTCTTGTTGTCGACATCGAGCGTGTCGTCGTCGTTGAGCGACAGCGCGCGGGTCGGACACATGGCGATGACATGGTCGATCGCATATTTGCGCCCGACCCGGCCGACATAGGCCTTCACCTCGTCCTGATTGACCTTCATGTCGTCGCGCCAGGTGCCGATCACCGCGAAATCGGCGCGATGGATGGCGTTGACGCAATCATTGCCGCAGCCCGAGAACTTGAACTTGAACTTGTAGGGCAGCGCCGGACGATGCATCTCGTCCAGAAACTCGTTGATCACCGAGCGATGCGCCTTGACCTCGTCATAGCAGGACATCTCGCAGCGGGCGTGGCCGACGCAGCTCATCGAGGTGCGCAGCGCCGGGCCGGCGCCGCCGAGGTCGAAGCCGATCTCGTTCAATTCGTCGAAGGCCGGCTGGACGTTCTCGCTCGAACAGCCCTGGAACATGATGTCGCCCGACTGGCCGTGGAAGGCGATCAGGCCCGAGCCGTGCTTCTCCCAGATGTCGCAGAGCTGGCGCAGGACATTGGTGTCGTAATGCATGCCGGCCGGGGGCTGGACGCGCAGGGTGTGGAATTCTTTGGAAGCCGGATATTTGTCGGCGACTTCGGAAAAGCGCGGAATGACGCCGCCGCCATAACCGAACACCGAAACCGTGCCGCCCTTCCAGAAGCCGAGGCGCTCCTCATAGGAATGTTCGAGCTGGCCGAGAAGGTCGTTCATCATCGGCGCATATTGCGCGTCGGCGTTGTCGCGCAGACGCTTCAGCCCCGACACGAAGCTCGGCCACGGACCGCTCTCAAGCTCGTCGAGCATCGGCGTGGGATGATGATCGGCGGGTGCGCCCTGCCCTTCCGTGCGAATGGAATCGTCTTGCGACATTATGTACCTCCCTGGGGCGCTTAGCGGGAACTTGCATGCGCCACACATTAGACCGCGGACCTTGGCGGACTACCCCGCCTCCGGCCGCTCGTTTTCTTTAGTTGTTGCGATCATAACAGAAAATGCGAATATGAGAATAGGTGGAGGAAAAAAAATGAAGATTTTCCAGTCAGGGGCAAAATGCAAATGAGCGCAATAGCTTACAAGGAGGAACCGCCCACCGGGGACAGATGGAGTCCCGCGGTCTTTTCGCTTGAGGACAGCGATTCCTGGCGCCGCTGGCGACAATTCAAGCTCGGTCGAGTCGAGGCGGCGCTCGGCTGCGCGCCGACGACGATCGAAAATCCGCGCGCGGTCTCGCAAGCGGAGCGCAAATCCCTGCTGGCGCAGGTCGCGGCGACCAATTTCGCGCTTTATCAATGGCGCGCCGCGGCGCCGGATGAAAACGCGCTCGACGAATGGCTGCTCGCTTTCACCAATTCCTTCGGCTTGCGCGCCCGCGAAGATCATCGCTCGGCCAATGGCAATGGCGTGGTGCGGATCGAAGTCGCCCGCGAAGGCGGCCGCGCCGGCTATATCCCCTACACCGACCTGCGAATCGCCTGGCACACAGACGGCTATTACAATTATCACGGCCCGGCGAATTGCGTGCGCGGCATGATTCTCCATTGCGCGGCGGCGGCCTCGGAGGGTGGCGAAAATCGCGTGCTGGACCACGAACTCGCCTATCTGCGATTGCGCGACGCCGACGAACAGGCCCTGCGCCTGCTGATTCGCCCCGACGCCATGACCATTCCCGAGGCGACCGACGAATCGGGCCGGTTTCGCGCGACCAATTCCGGCCCGGTGTTTTTTCTCGACAATTCGGGCGCGCTGACCATGCGCTACACCGCGCGGAAAAAATTCGTCGAGTGGCGCGACGAGGAGACCCGCGCGGCGGCCGATCTTCTGCTCTCGCTCATCGACGCGGACCCGCTGGTCAGCCGCGTCAGGCTTGCGCCCGGCCAGGGACTTTTGTGCAATAACGTCCTGCACGACCGCACCGCTTTCCGCAACGACGAGAACAGCTGGCGGCGCCTGTGCCGGATCCGGTTCCACAATCGCATCGACATGAATTAGGAGGAAACCATGGCCCGAATCAGTGAACTCATCATCATGAATCCGGAAATGAACAGTTTCGCGGAACTGGAAAAGAAAGTCGTCCAGGCCGCGCGCGACGGCGAAATCCACCTTTATATGGACATCAAGCCGGAATATCCCGACACGCCCAACAAATGGGAGCACAGGCTGGAACAGGCGTTCTACGCCGCCGAAAGCCCGCGCCGATGACGACGGCGCCGAGACGGGAAGTCGGCGAGATCGAGGCGCCCTATCGGCGCCGGATCAAACTCGACGAAGTCGCCTATGACAGCGGCATGACCCTCCTGCGCCTGACCATCCGGGAGGGCGCGCGCTACACCATTCTCGAAATCGACGCCCCCGCCGCCGAGGCGTGGGGGCGGATGATGCTCGATTGGGCGCAGGCGCAGAAAACTGGCGATTGATCGATAAAAACGAACGATTCGACCAGAAATATGCGATAGATTGAATGTACGAAACATTCGATAATGCGATGGTTTAGAGAGGGTAAACCGTCGCATGAGCACCACATCCGCAACCAGTACGGCAATTCACAAGAAGCACCCTGTCCTCGCCCTGGCGCCGGGCCTCGCCCTGACCATCGGCATCACGCTGGTGGCCTATGCGTTGCGCCTGATCCCGGGCGTGGACAAGTTCAGCCCGATGATCCTCGTCATCCTGATCGGCGCGCTGGTCCACAACACCGTCGGCGTCATACCCGGCACGGGCGAAGGCGTCACCTTCTCGCTTAAGCGCATCCTGCGTCTCGCGATCATGCTGATCGGCCTTCAGATCACCGCCCAGGAGGCGGCGCAGGTCGGTTTCCACGGTCTCGCCATCATCATCACCGGCCTGCTCGCGACGCTGACGGCGACGATCCTCATGGGCCGCTTTCTGGGCGTCTCGCGCGGCCTTTCGCTGCTGATCGCGGTCGGCACCTCGATTTGCGGCGCGTCGGCGATCGTCGCCGCCAAGGCCGCGACGGGCGGCGAGGACGACGACGCCGCCTATGCCGTGGCCGGCGTGACCTTGTTCGGCACCACCGCCATGTTCCTCTATCCGGCGCTGAAGGGCATTCTTCACCTGAACGGTCTCGATTTCGGCCTGTGGGCCGGCTCGTCGGTGCATGAAGTGGCCCAGGCGGTGTTCGCCTCCTCGCAGGGCGGCAAGGAAGCGCTCTATATCGGCACCATCGCCAAGCTGACCCGCGTCGCGATGATGGCCCCGGTGATCATCGTGCTCGGCGAAGTTTACGCCCGCATGGGCCTTTCCGGCGAAGGCGCGGGCAAAAGGCCGCCGTTCCCGTGGTTCCTCATCGGCTTCCTCGCCATGTCGGCGCTGAACAGCCTGGTCACGATCCCCCACGTCATCATGGACCCCGTCCGCGGCGCGACGACCTTCCTGCTGTCGATGGCCATGGCGGCCATGGGATTGCACACCAATCTCCGCCATGTCTTCTCGGCGGGCGTCAAACCGCTGGCTTTGGGCCTGTTCGCCTCGGCCTTCATCAGCCTCTGGGCGCTGGCCCTGATCAAGCTGACCATGTGATTTTCGGTCGGCGGCGAAGGAAAGCTTCGCCGCCGTCTTGACATCCGTCACGTGGCTGAAATGATACGAATGTGATAATGTGTTGCGCCATACCAGAGCGCAGCCTCATCAAGTTTCGCCGTCGGGGCGTTCAGCCCGGCGGCGGTTTTCTCAGGGGAGGAATCATGACTGACGCTGTTTTGGGACGTAGAGACGCCATCCTGGCCATGGGCCTCGGGCTCACCGCCGCGCTCGCCGCCGACGGTTCGGCCAAGGCCGCCGAATCGATGGTCCTTCCCGCCGGTTCGAGCACGCTGGCGGATCTGGTCGCCAAGCTCGAAAAGGCGCCCCGCCGGCGCGATTTCAAGTCCGTCCCGATGATCCTCACCGACAAGAATTATTGGGACCATGAGGCGCTCGCCGACGTTCTGTCCTATCGCGGTTCGCCGCGGCAGGCCTGGGACAACACCGACATCGCCAGCCCGTGGCTGAACGGCATGCGCAATGCGCTCAACGCCCAGGTCTTCGGTTTCAAGCACGCGAACTTCCTCGTCGTCTCCGCGACCCATGGCACCGCGCATTTCGCCCTGCTCGACCAGGCGATGTGGGACAAATATCAGCTCGCCAAGCTGATCAAGGACAAGTTCGAGAAGAACACCTTCATTGCCGAGCAGCCAGGCGCCAAGGCCGATCCCAAGGATTTCGAGAACGCCGAAGGCGTCTTCTCCGGGCACAACGTCTCGATTCCTGCGCTGATGCGTCGCGGCGTCGTTTTCCTCGCCTGCCACAACACCATGTGGGAAGTCTCTGAGAAGCTGATGAAGGCCGGGATCAATCCCGACAAGCTTTCGCATGACGCGATGGCCGCGGAATTGACCAACCACATCATCCCGGGCTGCGTCCTGACGCCCGGCATCGTCGGCACTCTCCCCGAACTCGCCGCGGCCGGCTATTCCTACGTGAAATAAGGATCGCAGACATGAAATTTCTTTCACGCGCGGCGTTCTTCGCCGCCGCGGCGCTTCTGGTCGCCGGCGCATCCGCCGGGGCGCGGGCGGAAAATGTGAAGCTGCGTCCTGATTTCGCTCCGCCGTGGCAGGGCGGCGCCAATAATGACGTCGCTCCGGCCCAGCGCGGCCTCGACTTCACCGAGCCGGACGCCGACAATCTCGCGGATTTTCACGGCTCGCCGCAGGATCCGAAACTGACCCTGTACTTCGGCGGCAATTATTTTTTCGCCACCGCAGAACTGGTTGACACTTTCGAGAAGCAGCATCCCGAGTTCAAGGGCCGCATCTATTGGGAGACGATCCCGCCGGGCCTGCTCGCCCAGCAGATCAAGGCGGGCGGAACGATCACGGTCGGCAATATGACCTGGACCGCGCAGGCGGACGTCTATTTCGCCGGACTCAGAAGGATCAAGCAATCCATCGACGAGGGCATAGTCGAAGCGCCGGCCGTTCCCTATGTCACCAATACGCTGACGATCATGGTTCCCAAGGGCAATCCCGCCCACGTGACCAGTCTGTCGGATCTCGGCAAGCCGAGCATCAAGCTCGTCATGCCCAACCCGGCCTATGAGGGCATCGGACGCCAGATCAAGGCGGCGCTCGGCAAGGCGGGCGGCGAGGCTCTGGTCAAGGCCGTTTACGAGACCAAGGTCGCCGACGGCTCGACGATTCTCACCCACATCCACCATCGCCAGACCCCGCTTTATCTCATGCAGGGCCGTGCGCAGGCGGGCGTCACCTGGCAATCCGAAGCGATCTTCCAGGAGAAGGCCGGCCACCCGATCGAGAACGTCGATATTCCCGACGCCCATAATGCGACGGCGATCTACGCCGGCGCCGTGGTGAAGGGGGCGCCGCATCCCGACGCCGCGAAGCTGTGGCTCGAATTCATCAAGTCGCCGGCGTCATTGGCGATTTTCGAAAAATACGGCTTCAAGCCGTACAAGGGCGGCGCCAACTGAATGCCGCAACACTGGCGCTTGATTCAGCGGAGAACCATCATGTCGATGCTGACGGACCGCCTCTCGCAACGCACGGCAGGGCGCAGGCTTGACCTGTCGCCCTACCTCATCGGCTCCGCCGTCGGCGTGCTGAGCTGGGTCGCCTTCTCCGTCGCGGGCGACCCGCTCGGCGTCACCACGGCGCTGTCGCAGGCCGCCCAGCCGATCGCGGCCCTCCTTTTCGGCGCCGAGACGGCCGCGAAAAATCCCTATTGGGCGCCGATGCCCTTCTCCTGGAATTACGGCGTCCTGTTTCTGGTCGGGCTCATGGCCGGCGCGCTCGTTTCCTCGCTCGTTGCGGGAACATTCCGCTTCGAGAGCGTGCCGCGTTTCTGGCGCGAACGTTTCGGGGGCTCGGTCCTCAAGCGCTTCGCCGTTGCGTTTGTCGCGGGCGCGGTCATGATGTTCGGCGCGCGCATGGCCGGCGGCTGCACCAGCGGCCACGGCATTTCCGGCACGTTGCAACTGGCCTTGTCGAGCTGGATCTTCATCGCCATCGTCTTCGCCAGCGGCTTGATCGGCTCGCGTATCGTCTATGGGCGGAAGGGGAAGTGATGCACGTCCTTTTACCCCTGATCATGGGATTCGCTTTCGGAATCCTGCTCAACCGCTCCAAGGTGACGGACAGCAATGTCATCGAGGGGCAGTTCTGCCTCTGCGACTTCACCATGCTGAAGGTGATGCTTCCCGCCATCGTCATCGGCGGGCTTGGCGTCCTGGTCCTGATCCATTTTGGCGACGCGAAGTATCACATCAAGGACGCCAATATTCTGGGCGTCGCGCTCGGCGCGACGATGTTCGGCCTGGCGCTGGTGTTTCTCGGCTATTGCCCTGGCACCAGCCTGGCCGCCACAGCGACGGGGAGCGTCCATGCCCTCGTCGGCGTGCTGGGCATGCTCGCAGGCGCGATGCTCTATGCGTTTTCCTTCAGCTGGATCAAGACGCATATTCTCAATGTCTGGGCCGTGGGAAAAGTCCGCCTGCCGGAATTGACCGGCGTTCCGGACATCATCTGGCTCGCGGGTCTCGGCGCGATCGCCGTTGCGGGCTTCGTCTGGCTCGAGCGCCGCGCGGCGTAACGTCGAGAGCGCGGGCCTCGATCGCCCGCGCGAATGATTGACGCGCCGCAAAGGCGCGCGAAATTGGGGGGAAGAATGTTGGCGACACGTCTGCTCGCGCCCTTGGCCGCGGCTGTTTTCATCGCCCAGGCGCTGGGTTGCGCTCCGTCCTTCGCGGCTTCGTCCGACGACGCCTTGGTCGCGCGCGGCGAATATGTCGCGCGGCTCGGCGACTGCGGCGCCTGCCACACCGCCAAGAGCGGCAAGTTCATGGCGGGCGGCCTCGCCTTCGAAACGCCCGGCGGAACCGTGTTTTCGACCAA
This genomic interval from Candidatus Rhodoblastus alkanivorans contains the following:
- the tusB gene encoding sulfurtransferase complex subunit TusB, which codes for MSTLHTVNKSPYERNALKSCLDHLCAGDLVLLIEDGVLAARRGGAFAQAINAAKGNCKFYALGPDLAARGIASGDVIEGVETVDYAGFVDLAADATRVCAWL
- a CDS encoding DsrE family protein; translation: MSDEQTKKKFFYLNRRASYGTIYALESLEVVLIGAAFEQDVSLGFVDDGVFQLMNDQDATAAGMKTFSKIYRALGDYEVRKLYVEKESLETRGLTVEDLMPITYEDEDEDYAEKPSIILVDRSEMTKIIADQDVIMSF
- the dsrA gene encoding dissimilatory-type sulfite reductase subunit alpha; this encodes MSQDDSIRTEGQGAPADHHPTPMLDELESGPWPSFVSGLKRLRDNADAQYAPMMNDLLGQLEHSYEERLGFWKGGTVSVFGYGGGVIPRFSEVADKYPASKEFHTLRVQPPAGMHYDTNVLRQLCDIWEKHGSGLIAFHGQSGDIMFQGCSSENVQPAFDELNEIGFDLGGAGPALRTSMSCVGHARCEMSCYDEVKAHRSVINEFLDEMHRPALPYKFKFKFSGCGNDCVNAIHRADFAVIGTWRDDMKVNQDEVKAYVGRVGRKYAIDHVIAMCPTRALSLNDDDTLDVDNKSCVRCMHCLNVMNKALAPGDDKGASILVGGKRALKVGDLMGTMLIPFVKLESDEDYENLVALARRMLDFFADNALEHERIGETIDRIGLPMFLEAMEIEPDPNMVNHPRTSCYVRTDDFTDEAEKYFERKAREAGLDVAAD
- a CDS encoding YeeE/YedE thiosulfate transporter family protein, coding for MSMLTDRLSQRTAGRRLDLSPYLIGSAVGVLSWVAFSVAGDPLGVTTALSQAAQPIAALLFGAETAAKNPYWAPMPFSWNYGVLFLVGLMAGALVSSLVAGTFRFESVPRFWRERFGGSVLKRFAVAFVAGAVMMFGARMAGGCTSGHGISGTLQLALSSWIFIAIVFASGLIGSRIVYGRKGK
- a CDS encoding substrate-binding domain-containing protein is translated as MKFLSRAAFFAAAALLVAGASAGARAENVKLRPDFAPPWQGGANNDVAPAQRGLDFTEPDADNLADFHGSPQDPKLTLYFGGNYFFATAELVDTFEKQHPEFKGRIYWETIPPGLLAQQIKAGGTITVGNMTWTAQADVYFAGLRRIKQSIDEGIVEAPAVPYVTNTLTIMVPKGNPAHVTSLSDLGKPSIKLVMPNPAYEGIGRQIKAALGKAGGEALVKAVYETKVADGSTILTHIHHRQTPLYLMQGRAQAGVTWQSEAIFQEKAGHPIENVDIPDAHNATAIYAGAVVKGAPHPDAAKLWLEFIKSPASLAIFEKYGFKPYKGGAN
- a CDS encoding YeeE/YedE thiosulfate transporter family protein, producing MHVLLPLIMGFAFGILLNRSKVTDSNVIEGQFCLCDFTMLKVMLPAIVIGGLGVLVLIHFGDAKYHIKDANILGVALGATMFGLALVFLGYCPGTSLAATATGSVHALVGVLGMLAGAMLYAFSFSWIKTHILNVWAVGKVRLPELTGVPDIIWLAGLGAIAVAGFVWLERRAA
- a CDS encoding respiratory nitrate reductase subunit gamma — its product is MLREVTVFESLFRSNKWIWLFGWIFHVSLAVVLLRHLRYFLQPVPYPIVLIQPFGVIAGFAMVAGLLALWARRVLVERIRYITRPSDHLMLGLLVAIGLSGLSMKFLAHTDIVDVKEFFLGLIYFDWRPLPADPALLVHLTLVLTLMVVFPFSKLLHAPGVFFSPSRNQADDTRERRYAGSAQLESTPRRA
- the tusD gene encoding sulfurtransferase complex subunit TusD, giving the protein MRFAIQINEGPYTHQASDTAYQFAKAALAKGHEIFRVFFYHDGVNNGTRYTVPPQDDRNLQKLWSDLAEAHKLDLVVCIAAAQRRGILDANEAKRQGKDGDNIAPGFRISGLGQLIEAGIQADRLVVFGD
- a CDS encoding transcriptional initiation protein Tat codes for the protein MTDAVLGRRDAILAMGLGLTAALAADGSAKAAESMVLPAGSSTLADLVAKLEKAPRRRDFKSVPMILTDKNYWDHEALADVLSYRGSPRQAWDNTDIASPWLNGMRNALNAQVFGFKHANFLVVSATHGTAHFALLDQAMWDKYQLAKLIKDKFEKNTFIAEQPGAKADPKDFENAEGVFSGHNVSIPALMRRGVVFLACHNTMWEVSEKLMKAGINPDKLSHDAMAAELTNHIIPGCVLTPGIVGTLPELAAAGYSYVK
- a CDS encoding DUF6967 family protein: MTTAPRREVGEIEAPYRRRIKLDEVAYDSGMTLLRLTIREGARYTILEIDAPAAEAWGRMMLDWAQAQKTGD
- a CDS encoding sulfur relay protein DsrC — its product is MARISELIIMNPEMNSFAELEKKVVQAARDGEIHLYMDIKPEYPDTPNKWEHRLEQAFYAAESPRR
- the dsrB gene encoding dissimilatory-type sulfite reductase subunit beta — encoded protein: MSSAPTLRRPDETGVPDPFQYMHPVMKKNYGNWAWHDRPRPGVLHHVAKSGDEIWTVRAGTQRQMDIFTIRKLCDIGDKFAEGHVRFTTRSNIEFMVSNQAKVQPLIDALNAEGFPIGGTGNSVSMISHTQGWLHCDIPGTDASGVVKSLMDMMHQEFIKEEMPNRVRITTSCCQINCGGQGDISINVQYTKPPKINHDLVAKVCERPAVVARCPVAAIRPALVDGKPSLEVDEQKCVCCGACYPPCPPMQINGADSTKIAVWVGGKHSNARSKPTFHKLVVANLPNNPPRWPEVEEVVHKILYAYKDNAKNWERLGEWIERIGWPRFFELTGFAFTKHHLDTWVGARKTMNMSAHVHF
- a CDS encoding YeiH family protein, with the translated sequence MSTTSATSTAIHKKHPVLALAPGLALTIGITLVAYALRLIPGVDKFSPMILVILIGALVHNTVGVIPGTGEGVTFSLKRILRLAIMLIGLQITAQEAAQVGFHGLAIIITGLLATLTATILMGRFLGVSRGLSLLIAVGTSICGASAIVAAKAATGGEDDDAAYAVAGVTLFGTTAMFLYPALKGILHLNGLDFGLWAGSSVHEVAQAVFASSQGGKEALYIGTIAKLTRVAMMAPVIIVLGEVYARMGLSGEGAGKRPPFPWFLIGFLAMSALNSLVTIPHVIMDPVRGATTFLLSMAMAAMGLHTNLRHVFSAGVKPLALGLFASAFISLWALALIKLTM
- a CDS encoding TusE/DsrC/DsvC family sulfur relay protein, whose product is MSGYDVNGSVVEHDEEGYLTDIGQWTKDVAGIIAKAENIDMTDEHWEVVNFLRDYYDEYQIAPAVRILVKEMTKKYGKEKGDQKALYALFPYGPAKQACKIAGLPKPTGCV
- a CDS encoding TauD/TfdA family dioxygenase; this encodes MSAIAYKEEPPTGDRWSPAVFSLEDSDSWRRWRQFKLGRVEAALGCAPTTIENPRAVSQAERKSLLAQVAATNFALYQWRAAAPDENALDEWLLAFTNSFGLRAREDHRSANGNGVVRIEVAREGGRAGYIPYTDLRIAWHTDGYYNYHGPANCVRGMILHCAAAASEGGENRVLDHELAYLRLRDADEQALRLLIRPDAMTIPEATDESGRFRATNSGPVFFLDNSGALTMRYTARKKFVEWRDEETRAAADLLLSLIDADPLVSRVRLAPGQGLLCNNVLHDRTAFRNDENSWRRLCRIRFHNRIDMN